The Thermogemmata fonticola nucleotide sequence CGCGAGGTGTTTCCCCAGACTAGCAGAGCTGCCCGGCAGAGAACTCCCAGAGAATTTGGTTGCACCCGCCGCTCGGGGTGCAGCCAGATTTTCTGGGGGGCTGAAGAGGGGCGGGGGGCTTCGGCTTGACGGGGAAGGCGGAGGTGCTATGGGAGGGGAATTGCTCCCGAAGCTGGGACGAGCCGGTTCCAGAGAAGGGGTGGGACGTTCTGGGGACAGAGGAGAAGCGGAAACTTTGCCGAAGGGTTGTCATCATGCGCGGCGCGGATGGGCGAAGAGGGCGGAACGGAGCGCGGAGAGGGGCCGGCTTTGGGGCGCGGTTGGGGCTGCGTTTCGGCCAAGTGCTGGTGCTGATCGCCGGGTGGGGACTGGGGGGAATTGCCGAAGCGCAGTCGGGGAGTTCGACCTCTGCGGGCGCTTCGCCTTCGGGGTCCGCCGGCGATAGTCCAGTCGGTTCTCCGAGCAACAGTTTGGGGAGCGGGAGCCTGCCGAAGCCGCCGTATTTGGCGGTGGTGACGGCGCCGCAAGTCACGCTGCGGGCTGGGCCGAGCGATCAATTCCCGGACACGGGCACCTTGCAAGCGGGGATGCTCGTGTGGGTGGATCATGAGGAAGGGAACGGCTGGCTGGCGGTGCAGGACCCGCCGCAAACTCTGCGGTGCATCAGTTGGGTGCCGATGCAGTTTATCAACTTCGACAAGTCTCGTCCGATTCCGCAGAATGTGGTAGTGGATGAAGCGGGGGCACCGTTACGTCCGGGCAAAATTGGCTTGGCGGAACCCTTGCCGGTGCAGCGGACGCGCGTACCGGGGGGGACGATTCTGCTGGTCATCGGTCCGCCGGTGCAGCGGGAGGGGAAGACGTGGTATCCGGTGGCGGCGCCGCCGGGGGATTTTCGCTACCTTCCCAAGCAGGCGGTGCAGGCGCAGCGGGGCGGGGCGTGGCATTATCAGGTGCGGGAACCGGCACCAGCACCGACGGCGGGAGCTGCGGGTTCCTCCGCGACCGCGGGACTGGCTGGGACGGTAGGTAACAGCGGCAGCAGTCGTCCGGCAGCAATGCCCAGCCCGCTGGTGCAGCATCCCCTCTGGCAGCAGGCGGAAGCGGCGGAGCAGGCCGGGCGCTTCGAGGAAGCCGAGCGGCTCTTTTTCGAGTTGGCCCGCATCCTGAACGAACAAGGGAAGCAGCACGATCTGGCCAATCTATGCTACACGCGGATTCACGCCTTGCGGGAGAAGCGGCGGCAAGGGCCGCGGACCTCGCCTGCCCCATCGGGGTCCTTGCCGGCGTCTGCGAGCGGCTCAGCCGCACCGGCTCGGCTCCTGCCCCCGGAGACGCCGCCGGCATCCGCGGCGAGTTCTACCGGTCCAACTCCGGCGGCGGCGGACTCGCCCCGCTGGTACGGTCCCGGTCGGCTTGTGCGTTCCGCCATCGCCCTCGATGGCCGAAAAACCTACGCCCTGGAAGCCCATCCCGGCGTGCCCCTCGTCTATGTCGTGCCCGGAGCGGCGGGGGACCTGGAGCGTTACGTCAACACCGTCGTGCAAGTCTATGGCACGGCGCAGAATCGCCGCGGCTTGTCCTACCCCTACGTGGCGGCAGCGGCGGTTTCCCCCGCACCACGCTGACATGGCACCATCAGTAGGAAACGGCGAAGCAACACTTCGGGTGCAAGCGGAGCAGCGGGGCACCTGACGGAGCCAGCGGGGCGTCTCCCAATGGACTTGCGCTCGCCTTCCTTCGGAGTCGGCGGGCCAAAAAAAGACGACGGCCTCGCAGCGGAGGCCGCCCCTTCGGTGAGATGTGCTTGCGAATCTAGGGGGTTGATCAGTTCTCGATGGAGCTGCGGAAACCGGTGGGCACTTGCCCCGTTTTGCCTTCGGTTCCCGGTTCAGTGATTGAGCATAAACTCGTTGCTGTTGAGTAAGGCCCAGAAGACATCCTGGTAGAAGGCCACGTCGTTGGGCGTGGCGCCGGGGACGAGGGCGAGGTTCCCCCTGCCCGTTTTGGTTCCAGGTTTGGGTCGAGCGGAGCCAGAGCCGGGCTGGGCCAAGGGGTTGGACAGGTCGATGACCGCTCGGCCATTGCGGACTTCTTCCAGGCGGGCGATCTCCTGAGCGGTGGGATGGCGATTGACGGTCATGAGGAACAGCTCGTCGTAGATGGCGCGGGGTGACGCGACGCCTTTGGCGGTATGGCGACGGACGACATCAGCCACGACTCCGGTGCCAGGTCCGCCGCGGGAGGTGCCGATTTCGGCGTTGAGTTCCTGGCCGTTCATCATGAGCAGGGCTTGGATGACGGTGCCGTTGAAGTTCACCTCGTTCCCTTCATCGTCGCCGAAGTTGACGGTGAGGCGTTGGAGCCAGCGGTCTTTGAGGATGCGGAATTCTTCGCCGCGGCGGGCTTCCGCACGCGTGGCGATGGCCAGGGACT carries:
- a CDS encoding SH3 domain-containing protein, translating into MRGADGRRGRNGARRGAGFGARLGLRFGQVLVLIAGWGLGGIAEAQSGSSTSAGASPSGSAGDSPVGSPSNSLGSGSLPKPPYLAVVTAPQVTLRAGPSDQFPDTGTLQAGMLVWVDHEEGNGWLAVQDPPQTLRCISWVPMQFINFDKSRPIPQNVVVDEAGAPLRPGKIGLAEPLPVQRTRVPGGTILLVIGPPVQREGKTWYPVAAPPGDFRYLPKQAVQAQRGGAWHYQVREPAPAPTAGAAGSSATAGLAGTVGNSGSSRPAAMPSPLVQHPLWQQAEAAEQAGRFEEAERLFFELARILNEQGKQHDLANLCYTRIHALREKRRQGPRTSPAPSGSLPASASGSAAPARLLPPETPPASAASSTGPTPAAADSPRWYGPGRLVRSAIALDGRKTYALEAHPGVPLVYVVPGAAGDLERYVNTVVQVYGTAQNRRGLSYPYVAAAAVSPAPR